Proteins encoded in a region of the Orenia metallireducens genome:
- the ftsA gene encoding cell division protein FtsA: protein MARRNIIAGIDVGTTKVCTIIAEINENKSADIIGIGTSPSTGLKKGMVVDIDDTVSSIQKAVTKAERMAGVEIESAFVGIAGSHISSTNSHGVVAVTGENKEITRHDIERVIEATKIISIPPEREIIHVLPREFIVDGCKDIKYPLGMSGVRLEAETHIITGSATSIQNLIKSIHKVGLDVAGIVLQPLAASKAVLTESDKDSGVLVDMGGGTTDIAIFKGGSVWYTSSLPVGGDHVTKDIAEWMRRNVIMTTSIADAERIKVQYGCASSEFVDEGDEIELVDSCSNQTRIFSRELLCEIIQFRVDEIFSLVHQEIIKAGYNGLTPSVMVVTGGGSLLKGIPEFASRKLRMPVRVGVPDNINSILEYLDGSIYDIGEGYTQFSEDNGAIFSTGVGLVHYGSENYEEYSEQDMNEELLIKNLFDTVGKWFKNIF from the coding sequence GTGGCACGCAGAAATATAATTGCAGGTATTGATGTAGGGACTACTAAAGTGTGTACTATTATTGCCGAAATAAATGAAAATAAGAGTGCCGATATAATTGGAATAGGTACCAGCCCTTCTACTGGTTTAAAAAAAGGGATGGTTGTTGATATAGATGATACTGTATCTTCTATACAAAAAGCAGTAACGAAAGCAGAAAGAATGGCTGGAGTAGAGATAGAGTCAGCCTTTGTTGGAATTGCTGGTTCTCATATTTCTTCTACAAACAGTCATGGGGTAGTAGCTGTTACAGGGGAAAATAAGGAGATTACTAGACATGATATTGAAAGAGTTATTGAGGCTACTAAAATTATTTCTATTCCCCCAGAACGTGAAATTATTCATGTGTTACCTCGAGAGTTTATTGTAGATGGTTGTAAAGATATTAAGTATCCTTTAGGGATGTCGGGAGTTAGATTAGAGGCGGAAACTCATATTATCACTGGTTCTGCAACTTCTATTCAAAACTTGATTAAGAGTATTCATAAGGTAGGGCTTGATGTTGCAGGAATCGTATTACAGCCACTGGCTGCAAGTAAAGCAGTATTAACAGAGAGTGATAAGGATAGTGGTGTTCTAGTAGATATGGGCGGTGGAACTACTGACATAGCTATCTTCAAAGGAGGAAGTGTCTGGTATACATCTAGTTTACCAGTAGGAGGTGACCATGTTACCAAGGATATTGCAGAATGGATGAGACGGAATGTCATTATGACAACATCTATTGCTGATGCTGAAAGGATAAAGGTTCAATATGGCTGTGCAAGTTCAGAGTTTGTTGATGAAGGTGATGAGATTGAATTAGTAGATAGCTGTAGTAATCAGACTCGGATATTTTCTCGTGAATTGCTATGTGAAATTATTCAATTTAGAGTTGATGAGATATTTAGTTTAGTTCACCAAGAGATTATTAAAGCTGGTTATAATGGGTTAACACCTTCAGTAATGGTTGTTACTGGTGGTGGATCTTTATTAAAGGGGATTCCTGAATTTGCTTCTAGAAAATTAAGAATGCCCGTAAGAGTAGGAGTACCTGATAATATAAATAGTATATTAGAATATTTAGATGGGTCTATTTATGATATTGGAGAAGGATATACCCAATTTTCTGAAGATAATGGGGCTATCTTCTCTACTGGTGTAGGTTTGGTTCATTACGGATCTGAGAACTATGAAGAGTATTCAGAACAAGATATGAATGAAGAGTTATTAATCAAAAATTTATTTGACACAGTAGGAAAATGGTTTAAGAATATATTCTAA
- the murG gene encoding undecaprenyldiphospho-muramoylpentapeptide beta-N-acetylglucosaminyltransferase: MKVLISGGGTGGHIYPGLAIARGLEEEFDDLEIIFVGTERGLEADIIPKAGYDLKTISVQGLPRKLSLKLFKSILKTGVGLIEARKIVKEFKPDIVIGTGGYVCGPIVLAAALSKVPTLIHEQNAYPGITNKLLSRFVDKIALSNIDAQKYFKSKEKTILTGNPIRPEILKKDRNEALAELGIAEGKKIILVFGGSRGARSINQAVIGLYPKIKRSNLQLLHITGKQDFDFVIEKAKEMGINDVERGNIMVKPYLYNMAAALAVANLVISRAGATGLAEITACGIPAILIPYPYASENHQLHNAQSLEKKGAAKVILDDKLTTEILNELISDLFTHEEKLIKMAKASGELGQPQAIEKLINLIKDLIRV; this comes from the coding sequence ATGAAAGTTTTAATTTCTGGTGGTGGAACAGGAGGACATATTTATCCTGGTTTAGCAATTGCACGTGGATTAGAAGAAGAGTTTGATGATTTAGAGATTATCTTTGTAGGGACTGAGAGAGGTTTAGAAGCAGATATTATCCCTAAAGCAGGTTATGACTTAAAGACTATCTCTGTACAGGGTCTACCTAGAAAATTATCCCTTAAATTATTCAAATCGATATTGAAGACAGGGGTAGGCTTAATTGAAGCTAGAAAGATTGTTAAGGAATTTAAGCCTGATATAGTTATTGGGACAGGTGGATATGTCTGTGGACCTATAGTATTAGCGGCAGCATTATCGAAGGTTCCTACTTTAATTCATGAACAGAATGCTTATCCAGGGATAACTAATAAATTATTATCAAGATTTGTAGATAAAATTGCTTTAAGCAATATTGATGCTCAAAAATACTTTAAATCTAAAGAGAAGACTATCTTAACAGGTAATCCAATTAGACCAGAGATTTTAAAGAAGGATAGAAATGAGGCTTTAGCCGAGTTAGGGATAGCAGAAGGTAAGAAAATTATCTTAGTTTTTGGAGGTAGTAGAGGGGCGAGAAGTATTAATCAGGCTGTTATAGGGTTATATCCTAAGATTAAAAGGTCAAATCTACAGCTTTTACATATTACAGGTAAGCAGGATTTTGATTTTGTAATAGAGAAAGCTAAGGAGATGGGAATAAATGATGTAGAAAGAGGGAACATTATGGTTAAGCCCTATTTATATAACATGGCTGCAGCATTAGCTGTTGCTAATCTTGTAATATCCCGTGCTGGTGCAACAGGTTTGGCAGAGATTACAGCTTGTGGTATTCCTGCTATTTTGATTCCATATCCCTATGCTTCTGAGAATCATCAGCTACATAATGCTCAATCTTTAGAGAAAAAGGGTGCAGCTAAGGTTATTTTAGATGATAAGTTGACAACTGAAATCTTAAATGAGCTTATTAGCGATTTATTCACTCATGAAGAAAAATTAATTAAAATGGCTAAAGCCAGTGGAGAATTAGGTCAACCACAGGCCATAGAGAAATTAATTAATCTAATTAAAGATTTAATAAGGGTGTAA
- the murA gene encoding UDP-N-acetylglucosamine 1-carboxyvinyltransferase: MGRFIIDGGHKLQGEVTISGAKNAVLPILAGTVLADGECVIGRVPKLRDVRVMKEVLETLGAKAKSEEDKLIVDTEGLNSCEIPEELMRKMRATVFLMGPLVGRFGEFKISQPGGCSIGTRPIDLHIKGLKALGVEFKQGHGYLEGKAEKLTGAEIHLDFPSVGATENIMMAAVLAEGKTVIYNSAREPEIVDLQNFLNQLGASVRGAGTDVIKIQGVKKLHPVDYQVIPDRIETGTFLVASAITKGDVLVKDVIPEHIEAVIAKLVEAGVKLNVDGDQIQVIGQDKWQGVNVKTLPYPGFATDMQSQFMTFLSIAEGASIVTETIFENRLKHADELRRMGADIKIEGNSAIVKGVKKLSGTTVEATDLRAGAALVLAGLIAEGETRVENIYHIDRGYEFLTDKLTNLGAKIRREEG; encoded by the coding sequence ATGGGTAGATTCATAATCGATGGTGGTCATAAGCTTCAAGGTGAAGTAACTATTAGTGGTGCTAAAAATGCGGTTTTGCCGATTTTGGCTGGAACTGTTTTGGCAGATGGAGAATGTGTTATAGGTAGAGTGCCAAAATTACGTGACGTTAGAGTTATGAAAGAAGTTTTAGAGACTTTGGGTGCCAAAGCTAAATCAGAGGAGGATAAGTTAATTGTTGATACTGAAGGTTTAAACTCCTGTGAGATCCCAGAAGAACTGATGAGAAAGATGAGGGCTACAGTCTTTTTAATGGGTCCTTTAGTAGGGAGATTTGGGGAGTTTAAAATTTCCCAACCTGGAGGATGCAGTATTGGAACTCGACCTATTGATTTGCATATAAAAGGATTGAAGGCTTTAGGAGTAGAATTTAAGCAAGGGCATGGTTATTTAGAAGGGAAGGCAGAGAAGTTAACTGGTGCAGAGATTCATCTTGATTTCCCTAGTGTAGGGGCAACTGAGAATATTATGATGGCAGCAGTTTTAGCTGAAGGTAAGACAGTAATTTATAATTCAGCTAGAGAGCCTGAGATTGTAGATTTACAGAACTTTCTTAATCAGTTAGGTGCAAGTGTACGTGGTGCTGGAACTGATGTAATCAAAATACAAGGTGTCAAGAAATTACATCCTGTTGATTATCAAGTCATTCCAGATCGTATAGAAACGGGAACTTTTTTAGTAGCATCTGCAATTACTAAAGGTGATGTTTTAGTTAAAGATGTAATTCCTGAACATATTGAAGCTGTAATAGCTAAGCTAGTTGAAGCAGGAGTAAAACTTAATGTAGATGGTGATCAAATTCAAGTAATTGGTCAAGATAAGTGGCAAGGGGTAAATGTTAAGACCTTACCATACCCAGGTTTTGCTACAGATATGCAATCCCAATTTATGACCTTTTTATCAATAGCTGAAGGTGCTAGTATAGTGACTGAGACAATCTTTGAAAACCGTTTAAAGCATGCTGATGAGTTGCGTAGAATGGGAGCAGATATTAAAATAGAAGGAAATTCAGCTATCGTCAAAGGTGTAAAGAAACTTTCAGGAACCACCGTAGAGGCAACAGATTTAAGAGCAGGAGCAGCCTTGGTTTTAGCTGGTTTAATAGCAGAAGGTGAAACAAGAGTAGAGAATATTTACCATATAGATCGAGGATATGAATTTTTAACAGATAAATTAACTAATTTAGGTGCTAAAATACGCCGTGAAGAAGGCTGA
- a CDS encoding D-alanine--D-alanine ligase, with protein MKDKKIGVIRGGKSAEREISLKTGKAILDALNRQGYTTVDIDPANDLHKSLYQEDIDIAFIALHGRFGEDGTIQGLLELEGIPYTGSGVLSSALAMDKVMSKRIFNNLNIDTPKFAVLKADKIEGKFEEIEKNLIDNLGLPIVVKPALEGSSLGLSIVKNKDELIGAIKEALKYDQELLVEEFIPGKEITIGLLGNKSPQVLPIIEIRPKEGVYDFKSKYTKGMTDFIIPAELPDEVYKKAESLALKAYQALKCRGMGRVDLRINSAEEAYVLEVNTIPGMTETSLLPQAAEVVGIDFDQLVVKILEYSLENKN; from the coding sequence TTGAAGGATAAGAAGATTGGAGTTATTAGAGGTGGAAAATCTGCTGAGAGGGAGATTTCTTTAAAGACTGGTAAAGCTATCTTAGATGCATTAAATAGACAAGGGTATACTACTGTAGATATTGATCCAGCTAATGATTTACATAAGAGCTTATATCAAGAAGATATTGATATTGCTTTTATTGCTTTACATGGACGCTTTGGTGAAGATGGAACTATTCAAGGGTTGCTAGAATTGGAGGGTATTCCCTATACTGGTTCTGGAGTCTTATCTAGTGCTTTAGCAATGGATAAAGTTATGTCAAAGAGAATCTTTAATAACTTAAATATTGATACTCCAAAGTTTGCAGTTTTAAAAGCAGATAAAATAGAAGGAAAATTTGAAGAGATAGAGAAGAATTTGATTGATAATTTAGGATTACCTATAGTGGTTAAGCCCGCCTTAGAAGGTTCAAGTCTTGGTTTATCGATAGTAAAGAATAAGGATGAGTTGATAGGAGCTATTAAAGAGGCTTTAAAATATGATCAAGAATTATTGGTAGAGGAATTTATTCCAGGTAAGGAGATAACTATTGGACTGCTAGGGAACAAATCTCCACAGGTCTTACCTATTATTGAAATTAGACCAAAAGAGGGTGTTTATGACTTTAAGTCTAAGTATACCAAAGGAATGACAGATTTTATCATACCAGCTGAGTTACCAGATGAAGTTTATAAAAAAGCAGAGTCTTTGGCATTAAAAGCTTATCAAGCTTTAAAATGTCGAGGTATGGGTAGGGTTGACCTTAGGATTAATTCTGCTGAAGAGGCTTATGTTTTAGAGGTTAATACTATTCCTGGTATGACTGAAACAAGTCTTTTACCCCAAGCAGCTGAAGTTGTTGGAATAGATTTTGATCAACTGGTAGTTAAGATATTGGAATATTCTCTAGAGAATAAAAATTAA
- a CDS encoding ABC transporter substrate-binding protein produces MLKRMDRLLLTVFILVLLFSRYGEAEANSKVRLVDDLGKVIVIEKEPQRIISLAPSITEVLYELNLEERIVGVTDFCDYPTEAKSKTKVGANNLESIIALNPDLVIAGGIVPKDTIRRLEDLGITIVGFNPTNIEETITVIDKIAKLTGESSRGREVTERLRAELNYITKKVERVVSTEGSVKVFYEVWKNPLYTVGQTTFINDLIEKAGGYNIGTKADGAWPQYSMEQLLVENPDVYIATYDSWKERMTPAKIKARANYQHIKAIKDDRVYIFDADIINRPGPRIIKALRLFVQAIHPEIDLGN; encoded by the coding sequence ATGTTAAAGAGAATGGATAGGTTATTGTTAACAGTATTTATTTTAGTACTATTATTTAGTAGATATGGAGAAGCAGAAGCTAACTCAAAGGTTAGATTGGTTGACGATTTAGGAAAGGTAATTGTTATAGAAAAAGAGCCACAGAGGATTATTTCCTTAGCTCCTAGTATTACAGAGGTATTATATGAGCTGAATTTAGAAGAGAGAATTGTGGGGGTGACAGATTTTTGTGATTACCCAACAGAGGCAAAGTCTAAGACTAAAGTAGGAGCTAATAATCTAGAATCTATTATTGCTTTAAATCCTGATTTAGTAATAGCAGGAGGAATTGTACCTAAAGATACTATCAGAAGATTAGAGGATTTAGGAATAACTATAGTTGGTTTTAATCCAACTAATATTGAAGAGACGATAACTGTGATTGATAAGATAGCTAAGCTTACAGGAGAGAGTAGTAGAGGTAGAGAAGTAACAGAGAGATTGAGGGCAGAGCTGAACTATATTACTAAAAAGGTAGAGAGAGTAGTTAGTACTGAAGGTTCAGTAAAGGTCTTTTATGAGGTTTGGAAAAATCCCTTGTATACAGTAGGGCAGACTACCTTTATCAATGATTTAATTGAGAAGGCGGGAGGCTACAATATCGGTACTAAAGCAGATGGTGCTTGGCCACAATATAGTATGGAACAGTTACTAGTTGAAAATCCTGATGTATATATTGCTACTTATGATAGTTGGAAGGAGAGGATGACTCCTGCTAAGATTAAGGCTAGAGCCAATTATCAGCATATTAAAGCAATTAAAGATGATAGAGTCTATATCTTTGATGCAGATATTATCAATCGCCCAGGTCCTAGAATAATTAAGGCTTTAAGGCTCTTTGTTCAAGCTATACATCCTGAAATAGATTTGGGGAATTAG
- the sigE gene encoding RNA polymerase sporulation sigma factor SigE, whose product MINLKLKLRLYVIKMLQILGLYSAKNVFYVGNSEALPPPLSNKEEEYLLNKLEKGDQAVRSVLIERNLRLVVYIARKFDNTGIDIEDLVSIGTIGLIKAVNTFDVSKNIKLATYASRCIENEILMYLRKNNKKRSEISFDEPLNVDWDGNELKLSDVLGTEIDLIYKYIEEEVDKELLIEAMENLTNREKKIMILRFGLQKNKQELTQKEVADILGISQSYISRLEKRIIEKLQIEIDKMK is encoded by the coding sequence ATGATTAATTTGAAGCTTAAACTTAGACTTTATGTTATTAAAATGTTACAGATATTAGGTCTTTATAGCGCTAAGAATGTATTTTATGTTGGAAATAGTGAGGCCTTACCACCACCACTATCTAATAAGGAGGAGGAATATTTATTAAATAAGTTAGAGAAAGGTGATCAAGCTGTTAGAAGTGTATTGATTGAAAGAAATCTCCGTTTAGTAGTCTATATAGCCCGTAAGTTTGATAATACAGGCATTGATATTGAGGACTTGGTCTCTATTGGTACTATTGGACTGATTAAGGCTGTCAACACCTTTGATGTAAGTAAGAATATTAAGTTGGCTACTTATGCTTCTCGTTGTATTGAAAATGAAATCCTAATGTATTTAAGGAAGAATAATAAAAAACGTTCAGAGATATCCTTTGATGAACCTTTAAATGTCGATTGGGATGGTAATGAGCTGAAACTATCTGATGTTTTAGGAACTGAGATTGATTTAATCTATAAATATATCGAAGAAGAGGTAGATAAAGAATTACTTATAGAAGCAATGGAAAACTTAACAAATAGAGAGAAGAAGATTATGATATTACGTTTTGGATTACAGAAGAATAAACAGGAGTTAACTCAAAAAGAGGTTGCAGATATATTGGGAATTTCTCAATCCTATATATCTAGATTGGAGAAGAGAATAATTGAGAAGCTTCAAATTGAAATTGATAAAATGAAGTAA
- a CDS encoding cell division protein FtsQ/DivIB, with product MDKHKTIYLITIGLLLILGLVSLINSKYFQVQDIEIEGNKLLSDDYIIKYCNLEEINIFNVDRQKLANKLLELPQIKGVAISRDLPQKLIIEINERRPIAIVGIHSSYQIIDKKGQVIATTKNLAYWNLPLVTGVEIINDGEKVKINSELEKAINYLGLLSNQVLKGISELNISKEDGIQLFLVDGGIVKLSSNFDNKAKAKIFTSVYNDIKSKGRKIKYIDLRYGNNVIVRLAK from the coding sequence TTGGACAAGCATAAGACTATTTATTTGATTACTATAGGGTTACTATTGATACTAGGACTAGTAAGTTTAATTAATTCTAAGTACTTTCAAGTACAGGATATAGAGATAGAAGGAAATAAGCTGTTATCTGATGATTATATAATCAAATATTGTAATTTAGAAGAGATTAATATTTTTAATGTTGACCGTCAGAAATTAGCTAATAAATTACTTGAATTACCCCAGATTAAAGGGGTGGCTATTAGTAGAGATTTGCCACAGAAGTTGATTATAGAGATTAATGAAAGGCGTCCCATAGCAATAGTAGGCATTCACTCTTCTTATCAAATCATTGATAAGAAGGGTCAAGTTATAGCTACAACTAAAAACTTAGCTTATTGGAATCTGCCTTTGGTTACTGGTGTTGAAATTATTAATGATGGAGAGAAGGTTAAGATTAATAGTGAGCTTGAAAAGGCTATTAATTATTTAGGTTTGTTATCAAATCAAGTCCTAAAAGGGATCTCTGAGCTAAATATTTCCAAAGAAGATGGAATTCAATTATTCTTAGTAGACGGTGGAATAGTAAAATTAAGTAGTAATTTTGATAATAAAGCTAAGGCTAAAATATTTACCTCAGTATATAATGATATTAAATCTAAAGGGCGAAAAATTAAATATATAGACTTAAGATATGGAAATAATGTGATTGTTCGCCTTGCAAAATGA
- the murB gene encoding UDP-N-acetylmuramate dehydrogenase, whose amino-acid sequence MEEIHKEKISYLIEGDILFDEPLKKHTSFKIGGPAELLVIPKGVKDLEKLIKYLYHNNINYYLIGNGSNLLVSDKGLSDVVIKLPQNNVKLEFVGNRLIASAGLSLPLLSSKAAKKGLSGLEFAMGLPATLGGAIVMNAGIGDLRSIGDLVVKVKTLLTTGEIKLYDSKELDFSYRNSPFQNSKEIIIEAELELIPKDFKEIIKEGRELLSKRKRSQPLRWPNAGCIFKNPPNDSAGRLIDQAGGKGLRVGDAQISTQHANFIINLGAATAEEVLELIGKVEDLVLSKFGVNLKREIIFLS is encoded by the coding sequence TTGGAAGAAATACATAAGGAAAAGATTAGTTATTTGATTGAGGGTGATATTCTCTTTGATGAACCATTAAAGAAGCATACTTCTTTCAAAATTGGGGGACCTGCTGAGCTATTGGTTATTCCTAAGGGAGTTAAAGATTTAGAAAAATTGATTAAATATCTTTATCATAATAATATTAATTATTATTTAATAGGTAATGGGAGCAATTTATTGGTTAGTGATAAAGGATTATCTGATGTTGTCATTAAATTGCCACAAAATAATGTTAAGCTAGAGTTTGTTGGGAATAGACTAATTGCTAGTGCTGGTTTGAGTCTTCCATTATTATCTAGCAAAGCTGCTAAAAAAGGATTAAGTGGCTTAGAGTTTGCTATGGGTTTACCAGCAACATTAGGTGGGGCAATTGTGATGAATGCTGGTATAGGAGATTTACGTTCTATAGGTGATTTAGTAGTTAAAGTAAAGACTCTATTAACAACAGGAGAGATAAAACTCTATGACAGTAAAGAGTTAGACTTTAGCTATAGAAATAGCCCCTTTCAAAATAGTAAAGAGATTATAATAGAAGCAGAGTTAGAATTGATTCCAAAAGACTTTAAAGAGATAATTAAAGAGGGTAGAGAACTTTTATCAAAGAGAAAGAGAAGTCAACCTTTAAGATGGCCAAATGCAGGTTGTATCTTTAAAAACCCTCCTAATGATTCAGCTGGAAGATTGATTGATCAGGCAGGGGGAAAAGGTTTAAGGGTTGGTGATGCTCAAATATCTACCCAACATGCTAATTTTATAATTAATTTAGGAGCAGCTACGGCAGAAGAAGTTTTAGAGTTGATAGGTAAAGTTGAAGATCTTGTATTAAGTAAGTTTGGAGTAAATTTAAAAAGAGAGATCATCTTTTTAAGTTAA
- the ftsZ gene encoding cell division protein FtsZ has protein sequence MFEFGAEMENFANIKVVGVGGGGNNAVNRMIESSLKGVEFIAVNTDGQALVASRAEVTLKIGEKLTNGLGAGANPEIGQEAAQESREMIAEALSGADMVFITAGMGGGTGTGAAPVVAEIAKESGALTVGVVTKPFTVEGRQRMQKAQSGIENLKEKVDTLIIIPNDRLLEVVEKQTTLIDAFKTADDVLRQGVQGISDLITITGLINLDFADVKTIMTDAGSALMGIGRASGENRAAEAAKAAIASPLLEASIEGAKGILLNITGGKDLGLHETNEAANVISEVADPEANIILGTVVDENLENEVKVTVIATGFDQEGISKKESKQKEEKQKTREKDRVRRDEDLDIKSFSNDDLDIPAFLRRNRKF, from the coding sequence ATGTTTGAGTTTGGAGCTGAAATGGAGAATTTCGCTAATATAAAAGTAGTCGGTGTAGGCGGTGGTGGTAACAATGCTGTTAACCGTATGATTGAGTCTAGCTTAAAAGGTGTAGAGTTTATTGCAGTAAATACTGATGGGCAGGCTTTAGTAGCATCAAGGGCAGAAGTTACTTTAAAGATTGGTGAAAAATTGACAAATGGTTTAGGTGCAGGAGCTAACCCTGAAATTGGACAAGAAGCAGCTCAAGAGAGTCGTGAGATGATTGCTGAGGCTTTAAGTGGAGCTGATATGGTATTTATTACTGCTGGTATGGGCGGCGGAACGGGAACTGGTGCTGCCCCTGTTGTAGCAGAGATTGCTAAAGAATCAGGGGCTTTAACTGTAGGTGTTGTTACTAAGCCATTTACCGTTGAAGGGCGTCAACGTATGCAAAAAGCACAATCTGGAATCGAAAATCTAAAGGAGAAAGTAGATACTTTAATTATCATTCCTAATGATAGGTTATTAGAGGTTGTAGAGAAACAGACAACTTTAATTGATGCATTTAAAACTGCTGATGATGTTTTAAGACAAGGTGTGCAAGGTATCTCTGATTTAATTACAATTACAGGTTTAATTAATCTTGATTTTGCTGATGTGAAGACTATTATGACTGATGCTGGTTCTGCTTTAATGGGAATTGGAAGGGCTAGTGGTGAGAATAGAGCAGCAGAGGCTGCTAAAGCTGCTATTGCTTCTCCATTATTAGAAGCATCTATTGAAGGTGCAAAGGGAATATTACTTAATATTACTGGTGGCAAGGATTTAGGATTGCATGAAACTAATGAAGCAGCTAATGTTATCTCTGAAGTGGCTGATCCTGAAGCAAATATTATTTTGGGTACAGTTGTAGATGAGAACTTAGAGAACGAAGTCAAGGTAACTGTAATTGCTACTGGTTTTGACCAAGAAGGAATTAGTAAAAAAGAATCCAAACAGAAGGAAGAGAAGCAGAAAACAAGAGAAAAAGATCGTGTTAGAAGAGATGAGGACTTAGATATTAAATCTTTTTCTAATGATGACTTAGATATTCCAGCTTTTTTAAGGAGAAATAGAAAATTTTAA
- the spoIIGA gene encoding sigma-E processing peptidase SpoIIGA — protein sequence MKLVVYLDLFSFINLVMNYLILWAAAKLSDLNYKIWRLFLTSLLGTVYTIIIILPQFRFLNQIYFHFLISIVMILVAFAPLSRKYFFKVVGYFYLITFVTAGAIFALYNLTGGTPLDSLAQVLNISPDNLWIIILGSVLVIIIGKFGWMFIQYKLIPDIFCIPVIISFDDKLVKLKALVDTGNQLQDPLTKVPVIVVEVGALEEILPDKVKEAFYKYRDDTGRLLNEMTDNDWTSRFRLIPFYSLGKDNGMLIGFRPDMVTITTKDEIFTTKRVIIALQDKRLDKDDNYQALLNPEVLRA from the coding sequence ATGAAGTTAGTAGTTTATTTAGATCTTTTTTCATTTATTAATTTAGTGATGAATTATTTGATTTTATGGGCAGCAGCTAAATTGTCAGATTTAAATTATAAAATTTGGAGGTTATTTTTAACCTCACTGCTGGGAACAGTTTATACAATTATAATTATTTTACCCCAATTCAGATTTTTGAATCAGATTTATTTTCATTTCTTAATCTCTATAGTAATGATATTAGTTGCTTTTGCTCCATTATCTCGTAAGTACTTCTTTAAGGTTGTTGGTTATTTTTATTTAATAACCTTTGTAACAGCTGGAGCAATATTTGCTCTTTATAATCTGACAGGAGGGACACCACTAGATAGTTTGGCACAAGTTTTGAACATTTCTCCAGATAATTTATGGATTATCATTTTAGGTTCAGTGCTGGTCATTATAATAGGAAAATTTGGCTGGATGTTTATTCAATATAAGTTAATACCAGATATATTCTGTATTCCAGTTATAATCAGTTTTGATGATAAGTTAGTTAAGTTGAAGGCGTTGGTCGATACAGGAAATCAATTACAAGATCCTTTAACTAAAGTACCTGTTATAGTAGTAGAGGTAGGTGCTTTGGAGGAGATATTGCCAGATAAAGTAAAGGAAGCTTTCTATAAATATAGGGATGACACTGGTAGATTATTAAATGAGATGACTGATAATGACTGGACTAGTAGGTTCAGGTTGATACCTTTTTACTCTTTAGGAAAGGATAATGGAATGTTAATTGGTTTTAGACCTGATATGGTTACGATTACTACAAAGGACGAGATTTTTACAACTAAAAGAGTAATAATTGCTTTACAGGATAAGAGGTTAGATAAAGATGATAACTACCAAGCATTATTAAATCCGGAGGTACTTCGAGCATAA